The genomic interval ATTAAAATGACCTTTTTTTGAAATGTTACCATTTGAATGATAAAAAGTCCAGAAATCTACCTTTTCATTATTTTGAACCCATCCTTTAGATTGTAAATTTCCTTGAGTATTAAAAATTTGTACAAATTCTTTTTCATTTTGAGCATAGGTTGAAATAAAAAAGAGACATAATGCATATTTAAGAATCATAGTTTCTTGTTCTTTAGTGTATTGAAGTTAATTAGCTGCTATTTATAGGTTAATTAATAAAATTCATAAACTCGTTAACCTTTGATGTAGTCGCTTATTTCTTGTATATAATACATACGTAATTTTTTTATTTAAGGTTTTTTAAAAAATTTTAAAACCGCCACTTGTTTTTTTACGTAAATATGGTGTCACTAACATTTAAAACAAAACAATTATGACAATTAAAAAAATGAATAACATTGGAACTCTTGCAGGATTATGCATGATGTTTACCACTATTTGTATGGCTCAGAGCCCAGTAAGTGGATTTATGAAAAAAACAGGAGAAGGCGCTTTGGTTTTATCTTATTCTCAAGAATCTTATAGTAAGGTGTTTTTAGTGCCTAATGAGGTAGACGGAGTACCTGTATTTAATGATGTAACTACAACAAGTATTTCTTTATACGGAGAAATTGGTGTTACCGATAATTTTAATATTGTATTAAATGTACCTTATATTAAATCTGAAGGAAATGCAAGTAGTGAAGTTTTAGCTAATAATGGCTTTGAGAATGAAAGAAAAGGATTACAAGATTTAAAAATTTATGCGAAGTATAAAATTCACACTTTTGATTTTGATAAAAACTCTTTATCTCTAATTGGAGCTGCTGGTTTAGAAACACCTTTAGGTAGTTACAGCGCAGATGAAGGTTTACAATCTATTATTGCTATTGGAAATGAGTCGACTAAGTTTAGTGCTTTTGGTATTGCTACTTTTAAAAACGATTCAGGAATGTTTGCAACAGGTCAGGCTGGTTACAGTTTAAGAGGTAACGATGTTCCAAATGCTTTTATCACAGAATTAAAGTTAGGGTACGCATCCTCTAAATTTTACGTAGATGGGTTTGTTGCTAATCAATTATCAGATAAAGATGGTGTAGATATTTTAGGAGAAGGTTTTGAAGGCTTTTTTCCTGCAACACGTGTAAATTATACAAGAATAGGTGTTAATGGTTTTGTGCCATTAGATAAATCTGTAGGTATAACAGCAGGAGTAAGTAGTTATGTAAGTGGTAGAAACGTTGGTAAATCTACAGGGGTTTACGGTGGTGTTGTTTACTCATTTTAATCAATAAATAAAAAATATATACAATTATGAAAAATTTATCTATATCAAAATATATATTAATGTCAGCTATGGCTATTAGTACATTAAGTTCATGTGAAACAACATCTAATTACGAAGAAGAATTACCTTCTGTAGCTAATATTGCTGTTACAAACCAAGATTTTAGTACGTTAGAAGCTGCAGCTGTAGCTGGTGGTGTTGCTGTTGTTTTAAGTAACCCTAATCCAGGAGATGTTTCTGGAGATTATACCGTTTTTGCACCAACTAATGATGCTTTTGCAAGATTAGGATTAAATGAAAATACTTTAGGAGCACTTCAAAAATCATTTTTGACGAATACATTATTATATCATGTTTCTAATGGAAACTTACTTAATTCAGCAATTTCTGCTGATGTTTCTTCAACATCTGCTCTTGGAATTGACAGACGTTTTGTAACTCGTGATGGGGATACTTATATCAATGGTTCTAAAATATTGGCAACCGATGTTATGGCAAGTAATGGTACTGTGCACGTAATTGATAAAGTTATGATTGCTTCTGGAGCTGATATTGTACAAACTGCAATAGCACTTCAAACTGCTCAGGTTTTTACGGCACCAGAATTAACTTATTTAGTGGAAGCTGTTCTTTATGCAGATTTAGCAGGAGCACTTTCTGCTTCAGAAGGTAGCCCGTCATTTACAGTATTTGCTCCAACGGATCAAGCATTTGTTGATTTAGGAACTGCATTAGGATTAACTTTCACAAAACCAGAAGATATTCGTCAATTACCAGTAGAGGTAGTAAGATCAGTACTTTTAAACCATGTAATAGCAAACGATGGTAAATTTACTTCAGAGTTAAGTGCAGGAGCAGTATCTCCATTAGGAGGAGATGATTTAACTTTAGGTGCTTTTACGAATGGTACACTTACGGTTACTGGTTTAGGAAATAGTGGTGAAGTTGCAAATATGGTAATACCAGATGTACAAACAACAAATGGTATCGTTCACGTAATAGATAGAGTATTATTACCAAATCTATAATAAAATAGAGTGTTAGTTTAGTTTGATTTTTAAAGCCACAAATTTATTTTGTGGCTTTATTTTTTTACAAAAAAATGATTTTTTATATTCAGGAATATGTGTTTAGGTTTTTTACTAACATAAAGAAATGCCTTTAAGGATATTTAAATAGCTTTAAAATAGGTCGTAAAGTTTACTTCTACTTCTTATTCATCAAATCTGTTAGATTAACATCGTTTCCTAATAAAATTGATGAAGCATTAATACTACCTTCTTCTGGAGTGTTTTCTAATTTTAAAACTCCTCTTAGATAAATTGCAGAACAGAAACCACAACTAATACGCTATAACGTATAATGTTTCTTCCTTTTTGTTGTGGATAAGTTTTTACATCAATTCCTTGCTCACAATTGGTAGAAAAGTTTCTACGAGAAATACATTGTCGTCCATTTGTGGTAAGTATCAATGGTATGGTTTACGTAATAGATGGAGTTTTATTACCAAATCTATACTAAAATTGAATGTCAGTTTAGTTTAATTTATAAAGCCACAAATATAATTTGTGGCTTTATTTTTTTTATAAAAAAATGAATTTTTACATTCAGGAATATGTGTTTAGTGTTCTTTCTAACATAAAGAAATGTTTTTAAGTATATCTTTAAAATAAGTCGTAAAGTTTATTATTATTTCTTATTCATCAAATCCATTAAGTCAACATCGTTTCCTAATAAAATTTCTGTAGGATTAATTCTACCTTCTTCTGGTCCGTTTTCTAATTTTAAAACTCCTCTTGGGCAAACTGCAGAACAGATACCACAACCAACACAACTAGAACGTATAATGTTCTCTCCTTTTTGAGCATAAGCTCTTACATCAATTCCTTGTTCACAATACGTAGAACAGTTTCCACAAGAAATACATTGTCCACCATTTGTGGTAATTCTAAATCTTGATTTAAAACGTTGTACAAAACCTAAATATGCAGCCAACGGACAACCAAAACGACACCAAACTCTATTCCCAAAAATAGGATAGAAACCTGTACCAATTACTCCTGCAAAAATAGCACCTATTAAAAAGCCATAAATATCTTGAATTGTTTGTGTCTTAATACCTAAAACTTGACTTTCTTGCGTAAAGAAAGTGTACAAAGCAAAACCGGTCATTACCAAAACAAAAATTAAAACAGTATGAATTACAATACGTTCTACTCTCCAAGAAAGTAAAGTTTTACTTGAGTTTTGTCTATAAGGATCTCCTAAAGTTTCAG from Polaribacter sejongensis carries:
- a CDS encoding fasciclin domain-containing protein; amino-acid sequence: MKNLSISKYILMSAMAISTLSSCETTSNYEEELPSVANIAVTNQDFSTLEAAAVAGGVAVVLSNPNPGDVSGDYTVFAPTNDAFARLGLNENTLGALQKSFLTNTLLYHVSNGNLLNSAISADVSSTSALGIDRRFVTRDGDTYINGSKILATDVMASNGTVHVIDKVMIASGADIVQTAIALQTAQVFTAPELTYLVEAVLYADLAGALSASEGSPSFTVFAPTDQAFVDLGTALGLTFTKPEDIRQLPVEVVRSVLLNHVIANDGKFTSELSAGAVSPLGGDDLTLGAFTNGTLTVTGLGNSGEVANMVIPDVQTTNGIVHVIDRVLLPNL